The nucleotide window GATCGCGCCGCTGATCTTCGGCTTGCGACCGCAACCGTCGGAAGACACACACCGATCACGTTCGGCGTGGCTTATCACATTGCTCCCGCTCGGCGTCCTTGTCGGACACAGCGTGCTCTACGCGTTGGGCAAAATGGCAAGCAACGGCGAGTTGCGATACCTGTTGGTGATGCTGCCGTTGTGGGGTGTGCTGGCAGGGCGTGGTTGGGAGCGGATCGAACAGCGCGCGGCTTGGTTTGGCCGTCCGATGACGGTGGCGGGGGCCACGCTGCTCGCGCCGGTGATCATGGTTCAGCCGTTGTATTGGCCGGTCTTGCCGATCGAGGCGTCGACGCAGTTCGTGGCCGCCGAGCGGATCGCGGCGTGGTACGAGAGTGTTGAGAATCCGCCACCGTTGTTGTTCAGCGATCCGTCGGTGGCGCATTTCCTCGATGTGCCGATTTGGCCACACGCGGCATCGAAGCGTGCCTGGGCCGCCGCCGAGCCGGGTACGGTGATGGTTGTCGACCCGATCTACAGCAGGTTCAACTCGACCGGGCGGCAAACGATCGGCGAGGCCGAGCTTGAGCTTGGCGAGGAGCTGCACGCGCCGGTGGCGTTGCCTGAGGGGTATCGCTTCTTCCGCCGACTGCCGTAACGTGATTGCATGAGTGAGACTCAAACGCCGTTGGACCGGTCCGGCTACCCCGACGTTGATCCCGTTGCGGGCGCTCGGGTTTTCGCCGACACGATGGCAGGGCGGCGTAGCGTGCGGCACTTTTCCGACGAACCGGTCCCGCGCGAGGCCATCGAGCAGATCATCCGTGCGGCCACGCTCGCGCCCAACGGCGCGAACAAACAGCCTTGGCGTTTCGTTGCCGTGAGCGAACCTGCTTTGAAGCGGAAAATTCGCGTCGCCGTGGAAAACGAGGAGCGGGCGTTTTACGAACATCGCGCGTCGGACCGTTGGCTCGACGACCTCGCGCCTCTCGGCACCGACGCGAGCAAGCCGTACCTCGACGTTGCACCCTGGCTCATCGCTGTGTTCAAGCTTGCCAAAGGCGACGACGGTTCACAGGTGTACTACGCGAACGAGTCGGTTGGCATCGCGGTCGGGTTGCTGTTGGCGGCGGCACATCACGCCGGTCTCGCGACGCTGACCCACACGCCAAGCCCGATGGGGTTTCTCGCCGACGTGTTGGAACGCCCAAAAAATGAACGTGCGTTTTTGCTCATCCCGGTCGGCTACCCGGCGTCCGACGCCCGGGTACCGGTTAAGGCTTTGGCGCGGCGGGATCTTTCGGAAGTGCTGGACGTCCGATAATCGATCGGCCTGTTCCGCGTCCGTGGACGTGGTATGCTGCGGGCTCTTGCAGGGGCTGGCACAATCCAGGAAGCAGTTATGCGTCTGAGCAGAGTCTTGGCGGTGGGGTTCGTTTCGTCTTTGGGTTTGATCACAGCGGCATCGGCAGCGCCGACGACCTTCGTCGCCGACGACGGTCGGGGCTCGATCAACACCGGGCCCGGCGCGTTCGAGAGCGTCGATGTCGTCTGGGGCAACTACTTCACGACCGACACGCCGACGCGGATCGCGTCGATCTCGGTCGCCTTCGGCCGAATCGCCGAGGATGAATCGGTCACCGTGTTCGTGTTGAACGATCCGGACAACGACGGTGACCCGACCAACGGCGTCGTCACCGGGACGGGCGTGGGGCTTGTCACAACGACCAACGCCAACAACGCCGATGAGTTCGACACGTTCGTGGACTACGACATCACCGGCGGTCCAGAGGGCACGTCGCTCGGATTTGTTGAAGGCGGTTTCTTCGTCGGCGTGCTGGTCAATGACCTCGACGCGCTCAATCCGCGACCCGGGCAAAATGGTTTGCGCGACGCGCCGGCCCGGCGTGATGATGACACGGCCGACGGTGCGGGTTGGTTCTTCTTCGGCGGTGGGAACGAGACGGACTTGAACGATTTGGCCGCCTTGCCGGTCGGGATCAACGTCGGCGATCCGGCGGTCTTCGGCGGGTTGGCGGGTAACAACCTGGTCCGTGCCGTGAGTGTGCCGGAGCCGGCCGTGATGGCTTGGGTTGGATTTGTGCTTGCCGCTTTTCGGCGGCGTCGCTGATTGTCGCACCGGGCAAGACGTCACCACGCCTGCGTTACGGCATGAACTTGGTATGCTGTCACCGGCATTCAACCGGGGCAGTCTTCCATGAATCTTCAGCAGTTACTCGAGGCGGTCATTCACCACAAGGCGAGCGACCTGCACTTGCAATCCAACGCCGTGCCGACGGTGCGGATCGACGGCAAGCTCCACCCGCTCAACACGCCGGCCAACTCGCCCGAGGAAATGGATGTGCTTGCGGGTGAGCTTTGCGACGAGCGACAACTCGCGCACCTCGCCGAACACCGCGCGGTGGACTTTGCGATCACGCGGGAAGGCTTGGGGCGTTTTCGTGTCGCCATGTTCCACGAGCGTGGACACAAGGCGGCCGCGCTGCGTGCCATCCCGCACGAGATCCCGACGATCGATAAGCTTCAACTGCCGCCGGTGATCAAGGACATTGCCGAGACGCCGCGCGGATTGGTGCTCGTGACAGGCACGACCGGTTCGGGCAAGACGTCGACCCTCGCGTCGATGATCCGCCATCAGAACGAGAAGTACGCCTATCGCATCATCACGATCGAGGATCCGATCGAGTTCGTGCAGGAGAACAAGCAGTCGCTCATCGCACAGCGAGAAGTTGGGCATGACGCGGAGTCGTTCCTCGCCTCGCTCCGTGAGGCCGTTCGGCAAGACCCGGACGTGATTCTGGTGGGCGAACTGCGCGATCCCGAGACGCTCGCGACGGCTCTTCAGGCGGCCGACACCGGGCACCTCGTCTTCAGCACGGTCCACACCACCAGCGCGAGCCAAACACTCCAACGTTTGGTCGCGCTGTTCCCGTTGGACCGTAAGGAGATGTTGTTGGGTCAGTTGGCCAACAACCTCGTCGCGATCATCAGCCAGCGCCTCGCCCGCAGCGCCGACGGACATGGCAGACTGCCGGCCGTCGAGATCCTTCGGCAGTCACCCATCACGCGCAAACTCATCCTCGAAAACAAGCCGGCCGGACTGAACCAACTCATCGCCAACCGTGAGAACGGGATGCAGTTGTTCGATCAGCACTTGGCCGATCTGATGCAGCAGAAGAAGATCACGCTCGCCGAAGCGCAGCACTTGGCGACGAGTCCCGAAGCCGTCAGCATGAGCAGCCGCGGCCTACGCGGCGGCGACCTCGCGGGCGGCTTGGTGTCGTAACCAGATGTTACCGATCATGAACCGACTTACCGTCCTGACCGGGTTTTTTGACCGGCTTCCAGTCGCGGACGCTTCCGCTGTTGTTGGGTAGATCGTCTTCGCCGAAGGTGAGATTGTCCTTCTTGACCGTGTCGCCACGCTTGGTGGTGATTTTGCCGAGGATGCGTCCGTCAGGCTCGATGAAAAGGCGCCCGCCATCGTTGGTCGCCGGCCCGTGGATCAGGCCGGAGACGATGACTTTGGCCCCGCGTGCGACGAACAGGCTGCCGCTGACTTGGCCGAAGACATGGACGCGCCCGCCGTACTCGACGATCAGATCGCCCTGGACATTGCCGCGCATCCAGAACTTACCTCCGTCGAGGACGCGGACGTCGCCGACGATCGTGCCCCAGAGTACGTAGCGTTCGGCGATGACGGCGTCGCCTTGAATCCGTCCGCGCTCTTCCTTGGTCGATTGATTCTCTTGATCTGCCATCTTTTCTCGGCCTTCCGCGAAGTGTTCGCGAAGTCTAGCCATTCCGTTTACGCGACGGTGTCCGAAGGCTCGGTGTGAATGCGGTCTGCGGTTCCGAGCTCGCCCAACGCGAGCTTAAACCCACGCCCGCTTTTGAGCAGCACCAGTACCACCACCAGCAAGGTCGCCAGCGGAGCTACGACGAACCGC belongs to Planctomycetota bacterium and includes:
- a CDS encoding nitroreductase family protein, with the protein product MSETQTPLDRSGYPDVDPVAGARVFADTMAGRRSVRHFSDEPVPREAIEQIIRAATLAPNGANKQPWRFVAVSEPALKRKIRVAVENEERAFYEHRASDRWLDDLAPLGTDASKPYLDVAPWLIAVFKLAKGDDGSQVYYANESVGIAVGLLLAAAHHAGLATLTHTPSPMGFLADVLERPKNERAFLLIPVGYPASDARVPVKALARRDLSEVLDVR
- a CDS encoding PilT/PilU family type 4a pilus ATPase, producing MNLQQLLEAVIHHKASDLHLQSNAVPTVRIDGKLHPLNTPANSPEEMDVLAGELCDERQLAHLAEHRAVDFAITREGLGRFRVAMFHERGHKAAALRAIPHEIPTIDKLQLPPVIKDIAETPRGLVLVTGTTGSGKTSTLASMIRHQNEKYAYRIITIEDPIEFVQENKQSLIAQREVGHDAESFLASLREAVRQDPDVILVGELRDPETLATALQAADTGHLVFSTVHTTSASQTLQRLVALFPLDRKEMLLGQLANNLVAIISQRLARSADGHGRLPAVEILRQSPITRKLILENKPAGLNQLIANRENGMQLFDQHLADLMQQKKITLAEAQHLATSPEAVSMSSRGLRGGDLAGGLVS
- a CDS encoding polymer-forming cytoskeletal protein produces the protein MADQENQSTKEERGRIQGDAVIAERYVLWGTIVGDVRVLDGGKFWMRGNVQGDLIVEYGGRVHVFGQVSGSLFVARGAKVIVSGLIHGPATNDGGRLFIEPDGRILGKITTKRGDTVKKDNLTFGEDDLPNNSGSVRDWKPVKKPGQDGKSVHDR